Proteins encoded by one window of Microcebus murinus isolate Inina chromosome 2, M.murinus_Inina_mat1.0, whole genome shotgun sequence:
- the LRIG2 gene encoding leucine-rich repeats and immunoglobulin-like domains protein 2, giving the protein MAPAPLGVREERLLGCRSVPLSRLLFLARAALLLLPITRAGLCPAPCSCRMPLLDCSRRKLPAPSWRALSGPLPPDTASLDLSHNRLSNWNISLESQTLQEVKMNYNELTEIPYFGEPTPNITLLSLVHNIIPEINAEAFQFYHALESLDLSSNMISEIKTSSFPRMQLKYLNLSNNRITTLEAGCFDNLSSSLLVVKLNRNRISMIPPKIFKLPHLQFLELKRNRIKIVEGLTFQGLDSLRSLKMQRNGISKLKDGAFFGLNNMEELELEHNNLTRVNKGWLYGLRMLQQLYVSQNAIERISPDAWEFCQRLSELDLSYNQLTRLDESAFVGLSLLERLNLGDNRVTHIADGVFRFLSNLQTLDLRNNEISWAIEDASEAFAGLTSLTKLILQGNQIKSITKKAFIGLESLEHLDLNNNAIMSIQENAFSQTHLKELILNTSSLLCDCHLKWLLQWLVDNNFQHSVNVSCAHPEWLAGQSILNVDLKDFVCDDFLKPQMRTHPENTVALRGMNVTVMCTAVSSSDSPMSTVWRKDSEILYDVDIENFVRYRQQAGEALEYTSILHLFNVNFTDEGKYQCIVTNHFGSNYSQKARLTVNEMPSFLKTPMDLTIRTGAMARLECAAEGHPAPQISWQKDGGTDFPAARERRMHVMPEDDVFFIANVKIEDMGIYSCMAQNIAGGLSANASLTVLETPSFIRPLEDKTVTRGETAVLQCIAGGSPAPRLNWTKDDGPLLVTERHFFAAANQLLIIVDAGLEDAGKYTCIMSNTLGTERGHIYLNVISSPNCDSSQSSIGHEDDGWTTVGIVIIVVVCCVVGTSLIWVIVIYHMRRKNEDYSITNTEELNLPADIPSYLSSQGTLSEPQEGYSNSEAGSHQQLMPPVNGYIHKGPDGGTGTRVICSDCYDNANIYSRTREYCPYTYIAEEDVLDQTLSSLMVQMPKEAYLAHPPHNAAALESLISSADRELSAFPTNHERMNEKKLSSTQISSEPLQRPLWNINRELGLPHPHFSQQPVFESPQLHQNEDLAKRDPDCSASPTSCHRLQDHTFDFNRTQNIQDDGEGT; this is encoded by the exons GGATTTGAGTCATAACCGGTTGTCTAACTGGAACATCAGCTTGGAATCACAAACATTACAGGAAgt GAAAATGAATTACAATGAACTAACAGAAATCCCATATTTTGGAGAACCAACACCTAATATTACTCTGCTTTCATT AGTTCATAATATAATCCCAGAAATCAATGCAGAGGCGTTCCAGTTTTACCATGCTCTTGAGAGTTTAGACCTTAGCTCAAATATGATATCAGAAATCAAGACATCTTCATTTCCTCGAATGCAGCTTAAATACCT GAATTTGAGTAATAATAGGATAACTACCTTGGAGGCTGGTTGCTTTGATAATTTATCAAGTTCCTTATTAGTGGTAAAGTTAAACCGTAACCGAATTAGCATGATTCCGCCTAAGATCTTCAAGCTGCCTCATCTCCAATTCTT GGAACTTAAAAGAAACAGGATTAAAATTGTGGAAGGTCTTACATTCCAAGGGCTTGACTCCTTAAGATCTTTGAAAATGCAACGGAATGGAATTAGCAAACTTAAAGATGGAGCATTTTTTGGCTTGAATAACATGGAAGAACT AGAACTGGAACACAATAATCTTACACGAGTGAACAAAGGGTGGTTGTATGGCTTGCGAATGTTACAGCAGCTCTATGTGAGCCAGAATGCTATTGAAAGAATCAGTCCTGATGCATGGGAATTTTGCCAAAGACTATCCGAACT tgaTTTGTCTTATAACCAGCTGACTCGCCTGGATGAATCTGCCTTTGTGGGTCTGAGCTTACTGGAGAGATTGAATTTAGGGGACAACAGAGTCACCCACATTGCTGATGGTGTGTTTAGGTTTCTTTCCAATCTCCAGACACT agacttaAGAAACAATGAAATTTCATGGGCCATAGAAGATGCTAGTGAAGCCTTTGCTGGACTCACAAGTCTcacaaaatt AATCTTACAAGGAAACCAGATTAAGTCAATTACAAAGAAAGCATTCATTGGTCTTGAATCCCTTGAGCATCT aGATTTGAACAATAATGCTATAATGTCTATCCAAGAAAATGCTTTTTCTCAGACTCACTTGAAAGAACT gATTCTGAACACAAGCAGTTTGCTCTGTGACTGCCATTTGAAGTGGTTACTTCAATGGCTGGTTGATAATAACTTTCAACATTCTGTGAATGTAAGCTGTGCACACCCTGAATGGCTAGCAGGGCAAAGCATCCTGAATGTGGATCTGAAAGATTTTGTCTGTG atGATTTTCTCAAGCCACAGATGAGGACACATCCTGAAAACACAGTTGCTCTAAGGGGCATGAACGTGACTGTCATGTGCACTGCAGTGAGCAGCAGTGATTCACCCATGTCCACTGTGTGGCGCAAAGACAGTGAAATCCTTTATGATGTGGATATTGAGAATTTTGTTCGTTATCGGCAACAAGCTGGAGAAGCTCTGGAATATACCAGTATCTTACATCTTTTCAATGTGaatttcacagatgaaggaaAGTATCAGTGTATTGTTACCAATCACTTTGGTTCCAATTATTCTCAGAAAGCCAGACTGACTGTGAATG AGATGCCATCTTTTCTGAAAACTCCAATGGATCTAACTATTCGCACTGGTGCCATGGCCAGATTAGAATGTGCTGCAGAAGGACACCCTGCACCTCAGATTTCCTGGCAGAAAGATGGTGGTACTGACTTTCCTGCAGCTCGAGAAAGACGGATGCATGTCATGCCTGAAGATGATGTCTTCTTTATTGCCAATGTGAAAATAGAAGACATGGGAATCTATAGCTGTATGGCACAAAATATAGCAGGAGGCCTCTCAGCAAATGCCTCACTAACAGTGTTAG AGACACCCTCATTTATTAGACCTCTGGAGGATAAGACAGTAACTCGAGGTGAGACTGCAGTATTACAGTGCATAGCTGGAGGGAGTCCTGCTCCTCGCCTCAATTGGACTAAAGATGATGGACCACTGCTGGTGACAGAACGACACTTCTTTGCTGCAGCCAACCAGCTTCTCATCATTGTAGATGCTGGGCTAGAAGATGCTGGGAAATATACCTGCATTATGTCTAACACCCTTGGGACAGAACGTGGCCACATTTACTTAAATGTCATTTCATCCCCAAATTGTGACTCTTCCCAGAGTAGCATTGGACATGAAGATGATGGCTGGACCACAGTTGGTATTGTCATCATTGTTGTGGTCTGCTGTGTTGTGGGCACCTCTTTGATCTGGGTCATTGTTATATATCAcatgagaaggaaaaatgaagactaTAGTATCACAAACACAG AGGAGCTCAATCTGCCTGCAGACATTCCCAGCTACTTGTCTTCCCAAGGAACACTATCTGAGCCACAGGAAGGGTACAGCAACTCTGAAGCAGGCAGCCATCAGCAACTTATGCCTCCTGTCAATGGATACATACACAAAGGCCCTGATG GTGGCACTGGTACCCGGGTGATCTGCTCAGATTGTTATGACAATGCCAACATCTACTCCAGGACCCGAGAATACTGTCCATATACCTATATTGCTGAAGAGGATGTTTTAGATCAGACACTGTCCAGCCTCATGGTCCAGATGCCCAAAGAGGCATATTTAGCACATCCTCCCCACAATGCTGCTGCCCTGGAGAGCTTGATATCATCAGCAGACAGAGAGCTGTCTGCCTTTCCCACCAACCATGAGAGGATGAATGAGAAGAAACTTTCCTCCACACAGATAAGCAGTG AACCATTGCAACGGCCTTTGTGGAATATAAACAGAGAACTAGGCCTGCCTCATCCTCACTTTTCCCAGCAGCCAGTCTTTGAGTCGCCACAACTTCATCAAAATGAGGACCTAGCAAAGAGGGATCCAGATTGTTCTGCTTCCCCCACGTCCTGCCACAGGTTACAGGACCACACTTTTGATTTTAATAGGACTCAGAATATTCAAGATGATGGTGAGGGCACATGA